The following is a genomic window from Nitrospira sp..
TCCGGAGGGGGCGCTCGCCCCGGTCGTAGCCGCGACGGGACCGACGGTCTCCAAGGTCGCCTCTTCAGCATCGTCCGGTGCCGGTGATGGTGAGTATGTCGGTGTGCCGATGGGAGGGCGTCGAGGATAACGCATTGCGGGTTCTAGAGCGTGGGCGAGAGGAGCTTTCCGACTCACGCATCACAACTGACGTTTCACCAGGAGTCTACGATGCCACGCGAGTTACATGTGATTTCACAGCCCAGTTCCAGCAACGGCGGAGATGCCTGTACCTATATGTGGGCCTGCGCCATTTGCGATGAAAATGAAACCTGTCAGAAAGACAAGGAAGGCCACAGCCGGTGGCTCGTCGCCAAACGCATGGAACGGATCGAATACAAAGTGCTGGTGATGAGCAACAAGGGCGGTGTGGGCAAGAGCACCTGCACCACCAATTTGGCGGTGAGCTTGGCGCTCAAAGGGTGGCATGTGGGGATTTGCGACATGGATATCCACGGCCCCAATATTCCGAAGATGGTGGGGGCGGAAGGGCAGAAACTGAAGATCAGCACGTCGGGCGGGATCATTCCGTTTCAGGCCTATAACATGAAGATCGCCTCGATGTCGTTCTTGTTGCAGAATTCCGACGATCCGATCATCTGGCGGGACGCGTACAAGTATGAGTTCATCAACCAATTGCTGGGCGGAGTGGAATGGCAGGACCTGAATTTCCTGCTGATCGATCTCCCGCCCGGGACCGGGAACGAGTCGGTCACGACCATCGATCTCCTGGGCAATGTCAGCGGGGCCGTGATCATCACGACGCCGCAGGAAGTGGCTCTGCTCGATTCGCGCAAATCCGTCACCTTTTGCAAGGACAGCGAAGTGCCGATCATCGGGATCGTAGAAAACATGAGCGGCCTGGAATGTCCCCATTGCCACAAACCTGTGGATGTCTTCCGCAAGGGCGGCGGTGAGGCCTCGGCGGCGGATATGGGTGTCCCGTTCCTGGGCCGGATTCCGCTGGATCCCGACGTGGTGATGCAAAGCGATGCGGGGGAGCCGTTCGCCCTCTTCAACTCCGATACGGCGACGGCCCAGGCTTACCACGACATCGCCAATCAGGTCGAAACCTTTTGCAAGAAGAGCGGATCGCTGGTCAAACCGGCGCCGCGCCACCAACATTGAGGGGAGTGTGATCGGTGAAAGCCGCTGATGCGACAACCGGGTTGACCCCCCTTCACGAAGCGCAGCGCATCGTGCTCGAAGCCGCTTCTCCGTTGGGGCTTGAAAAGGTCTCGATCCTGGATACTCTGGGCCGCGTGCTCGGGGAGGACATCGTGGCGGAACGTCATAATCCGCCCTGGGACAATTCCGCGATGGACGGCTTTGCGGTTCGCGCGGAGGATATCAAGCAGGACTATGCGATTTCGAAACCGGTCACGTTGACGATCATCGAAGATGTGCCGGCCGGAAAGATGCCGACCAAGTCCGTCGGGCGGGGGCAGGCCATCCGGATCATGACGGGCGCGCCGATCCCCAACGGCGCCGATACCGTCGTCAAGGTCGAAGATACCGAACATACGCCCGATTCGGTGCGTGTCTTCAAACCGGAGCCCCGCGGGTCCAATGTCAGGCCGCAGGGAGAGGATGTGAAGAAGGGCGATTGCATCATGTCCAAAGGAACGCCGATCCGTTCCGGCGAAACGGGGATGCTGGCGATCTTGGCGAAATCGTTCGTGCTGGTCTATCAACGGCCCAGGGTCGCCATTTTGTCGACCGGCGACGAACTCGCGGATCTCGACGAACGATTCAGCGACGAGAAGATCATCAATTCGAACAGTTATGGCATCGCGACAGCCGTGCAAGAGGCCGGCGGGGTGCCGATCCTGCTGGGAATCGCGCGCGACAATCCCGCCGCGTTGAAAGAAAAAATTTCACATGGGTTGAACGCCGACATCCTCGTGTTGTCCGGCGGGGTGTCGATGGGGGACTACGATTTCACGAAGGCGGTCTTCCGGGATCTGGGGGCCGAGATGAATTTCTGGAAGCTGGCCATTCGACCGGGGCAACCGCTCGCCTTCGGAAAGATTCAGGGCAAGTTGGCGTTCGGGCTGCCGGGCAATCCCGTTTCATCCATGGTGACCTTCGAACAATTGGTCAGACCCGCCATGTTGAAGTTGTCCGGGGCCCGGAGCTACGGCCGGCCGCTCGTGGAGGCGTTGTTTCAGGAGACATTCTCCAAGCGGTCCGATCGCCGCCATTTTCTCCGCGGGGTCCTGTGGCGGGAAGGTGGCGTCTTCAAAGTGCGGACGACCGGTGACCAAGGGTCCGGCATCTTGACCTCCATGGTGAAGGCCAACTGCCTGATCGATATTCCGGTCGAAGCCGAGCGCGTGAACCCCGGCGATCCGGTGACGGTGCAATTGTTGAGCGGTTCGGCATGGATGGAGCAGGCGGCACCGCTTCCGTCGACAGGGCATCGTCAGTCTTGCTGTTGAACCGCGAAAGGAACTCTCCATGGCCGTCCCCATTCTTTGTTTCGTCGGACGATCGAACAGCGGCAAGACGACCCTGATTGAGCGTGTGATCCCTGAATTGGTGCGGGCAGGATATAAGGTGGCGACCGTCAAACATGCCGGCCATGGGTTCGATTTGGACACCGAAGGGAAAGACAGTTGGCGCCATAAGCAAGCGGGGGCGAGTGCGGTCGTCATCATCTCGAAGAGCAGCCTGGCGATGTTTGCCGATGTGTCGGACCACATGAATGTCGAGGATGTGCGCGAGCGGTACCTGGATACTTCCTATGATTTGATCCTTGCCGAAGGCTGGCGTAGTGAAGGGTACCCCAAAATCGTGGTCGTGCGCGACCAGATCGGCGAGGTTCCGGTGTCGCACGACGGTCTCCTGGCCGTCGTGTCCAACAAGCCCATCGAGACGTCGGTCCCGCTGATCGATCCGGATGATGTGTCCGCCGTGGCGGCCTTGATCATCCGGCATTTCCCCAAAGCTCAAGGGGATGATGCGTAGGGTTTCGGCCATTGTGATCGGAGCGGTCGTGGCCGGCGCAGTGGCGGTGGGAGGAGTTGCGGTTCCGCTCACCAACCATCCGAAGTTCTGCGCCACCTGCCATACCATCAAACCGGCTTACGAGAGCTGGCTGCAATCGTCCCATAAAGAGGTGGAGTGCGTAGCCTGCCATGTCAGGCCCGGCGTCGTCGGGTGGTTGCACGACAAGGCCTGGCACGGAACCAGGGATGTGGCCATCTATCTGTTCGGCACACCGACGGAGCCTCACAATCTGCAGGCGCAGGTCGATTCAGGCGTTTGTCTCGGTTGCCATCGCAATATTCTCCGCGTGTCGGAAATTGCGACGCGAGATCTGCCGACACCGGTGAAAGATGTGGGATTGATCATGAGCCACCGCAAACATATGGAGGCGTTCGGCCGGCGCGGGCAAGGCGAAGGTTGCACGACCTGTCATGCGGCGGTCGTCCATGAACGGCCGATCAAGGGGTATCCCATCGTGATTCCCCGTGGGCACGTGGCGGCGGACAACAAATCCTGGAAGCCCGAGCATCCTGAGGGGTCCGTGCTGCACAAGCGTGCGCTGTCGGACTGCTTTCGTTGCCACGACAACAAAACCGAGTACGACGGCAGGGTACTGAGCCGGAAGTGCGAAACGTGTCATCTGCCCGAGAAGCTCACTGAGTTCCTGTCGTTTTAATCCACGGGAAAGAGCGCGTCATGCCATCTGCGGTGGTCGAAGTCCGCAACCTGACCAAACACTTCGGGGAGTTCACGGCGGTTGACGGCATCTCGTTCGATATCCGTCATGGAGAGATTCTCGGCCTGCTGGGGCCCAACGGTGCCGGGAAAACGACTACGTTCCAGATGATGTTGGGATTGGTGACGCCGAGCTCCGGATCGATCCACATGTTCGGGCTCGATTTGCAGCAACATCGGGAGGCAATCCTCCAGCAGGTCAATTTTTCATCCACCTACATTTCCATGCCCTATTCTCTGACGGTGGAGGAGAATCTCACCGTCGTCGGCCGCCTGTACGGACTGTCCGATATTCCCAGGCGGATCAACGACATGGTCAAAAAGCTGGAAATGGAAGAGTGGCGTCACAAACTCACCCGCAAACTCTCCTCGGGGCAAATGACGAGGTTGACCTTGGCCAAGGCGTTTCTCACGGAACCGAAGGTCCTGTTTCTGGACGAGCCTACCGCGAGCCTCGACCCGGATATCGCGCACAAAATCCGCGCGCTTCTGTTGGAGGAACGGCGGGCGAGCGGGCTCAGTATTCTCTACACATCGCACAACATGCGTGAAATGGAAGCGATGTCGGACCGCATTATTTTTCTACAGCGGGGCAAGATCGTGGCTGAAGGCACGCCCCCTGAGATCGTCACTCGGTTCGGACAGGCGGACCTGGAAGACGTGTTTCTGAAGTTGGCCCGCGAACAGTATCGATAGAGTGAGGTCGTCTCGATGGGGAACGGGAGTGCAGATCGTCATGGTTGACGCAGGATTGTCGTTCGGAGCCGGTCTGCTCATCGGTGGATTCGGCCTCATGCTGGCTTGGGGGCTGTTGTGGCTGGTCGTTGGAACTGTCGGATTGATGAGGCAGACCTGCGGGTGGGCGATTGTGCTCAGTAGCGTTAGCAGCAGCGCCATTGCGGCCCTGTCGATAACGGGGGTTCTGTGGGCCGCTGGTGCTGCCGGATCGAGCGGGCCCGCCTTTCACATCGGGCTCATGACGCTGCCGCTGGCCCTGCTCGTGACGGCATTCTTCCGATTAAAGGATGGGCGGCGAATCGGTCCGGCCTTCGTCGAAGGCAGCCGGGTGATGTTGCATCAACTCCTCGGGATTCATCAGGAGGGGTGCGGGCATTGTCACGAGCAGCCCTCTCAAGTCAGCCCCTGTCAGGAGAAGTCGTAGCGGAGATGGCCTATCACCGTATCGCAGCCCTGGTGCTCCGTCACCTCTATCTCTACCGGCGCAGTTTGCCGAGAATGATGGAGATCATCTATTGGCCGTTCCTGGATCTGGTCATCTGGGGGTTCATCACGGTCTATCTGGCGACCTTTCAAGGTCAGATGCCGGCGGTCGTGACTTTTCTCCTGGGAGCGCTCATTCTTTGGGATGTGTTGTTTCGCTCGCAACAGGGCATCACCATTTCGTTTCTGGAAGAAATCTGGGCGCGTAACTTGATGAATCTGTTCGCCAGCCCGCTCACGCCGAGCGAGTTCCTGGCGGCCACCATGGTCATGAGCCTGTTCAAGGTGGCGGCGGTGTCGATCGTGATGTCCGTCTGCGCCTGGTTGTTTTACGACTACAACGTCTTCATCATCGGTCTGTGGCTCATGCCATTCGTCTTGAACCTAGTCTTGACCGGGTGGATCATCGGCGTGTTGACGACGTCGCTCATCATGCGGTTCGGACAGGAGGCCGAAGTGTTGGCCTGGAGTATGGTTTTTTTGTTTCAACCGATTTCCTGCGTGTTTTATCCTATGGAGGTGTTGCCGGTCTGGTTGAAAGGGGTGGCCTGGCTCAATCCGGCCGCGCATGTGTTCGAGGGAATGCGGGGGCTCCTCGCCGGTCATACAACTCCTCTGCCCAGCCTCGGCTGGGCCTCCGGGTTGAATCTCTTGTCTCTCGGCGTCGTCATTGCCTGGTTTCATCACACCTTCAATGTATGCAAGGAACGGGGATCCTTGGTGCGGGTGGGCGAGTAGCATCACAGGAATATCATGGTTGGGTGAGGGGGGAGGCATGAAGATCACATCAGGGCAAGTCCGGCCGGCACAGCCGTCGGCCGATCTCGACGACTTTTCATTCCACCAGACTCCGGTCCTCGTCCTCGAGAATTTTTGGTCCGCCGACGATCGCAGCCTGTTTCGAGAGGCCATGCAACGGGCCAACTGGAACCGATTGCAGGATATGCCTTCTGTGCGACAGAACTTCCCGAACAGCGGCAACTGGGCGAAGGCCGAAATCGCCCAACCGCAGGGCCAACTGCTCCTGAGCCGCTTGCAGTTGTCCTGCATCCAGCGGTACGTCGAGTCGTTCCCCAACATCACCCGCCGGCATCTAGGGTTCAGTTATTATTCATACGGCGCCGGTGACTGTCTGCTCACTCACGATGATACGGACCAGGGCCATCCGATCGGTGGGAAACCGGCTCCGCTCAGGCGTCTCGCGCTCGTCACCTACTTCCATGAACGATGGGAATGTGATTGGGGAGGTGAACTGATGATCTACTCAGCGGTGGGAGGGCAACAGGATGAAAAGCCGGACCTGACCGTGACCCACTGCATTGCGCCCAAGCCGGGATCGCTGGTCATGTTCACGGTGCCGCGCTACCATCGAGTCTGTCGCGTCGATCAGGCGGCGGGGGACCACAAGCGTCTCTCGATTGCCGGCTGGTTCATGACCGAACACTGGTAGGGGTTGAATCGTCGGGTGGACAGCGGTACCGATTCGAGTCGGTCCCTGAGGGGAGCGGCTCTTGCGTCTCGTCTTCAGACGGAATCGTACCTGGTTCTCCACTTCAACCACGGACGGATGACACGGTATTTGATGGCTTGTATGGTAAGGGGACCCATGGTACTATTCCTTGTCTCTCGCTGGGGCCTGGTGAGGGATTCGTTGAAATGGTTCAGGCCTGATCTCGATGTTGCCTTGCCCGGGAATCTAATCGAAAGCCAGACCCAAGCCGCTCCACCACGTCGCGTCTTCGGCCCGTCCTTTCCCTTTCTTTCCTTCGTTCAAGACAATGTCACTACCCAAGAGGAGGACCCACATGGGTTCTAAAATTTATGTTGGCGGGTTGCCCTATGCGGCGACCGAGCAGCAGTTGAGCGATCTGTTCGCGGTACATGGGGCGGTTGAATCGGCCCGCGTCATCACGGACAAGTTTACCGGCCAATCGAGAGGATTCGGATTCGTCGAAATGGCCTCTTCCGAAGAGGCGCAGAAGGCGATTGCCGCTCTCAATGGGACGGACATGGGTGGCCGGACATTGACGGTCAATGAAGCGCGTCCTCAGGAGCCTCGAACCGGCGGCGGACCGGGACGGAGCGGAGGAGGAGGCGGGGGATTCAACGGTCGTGGGGGCAAGCGCGATCGCTGGTAATCACTACGTCTGACTATATGAATGGGGCAGCCATCTTGTGGTGGCTGCCCCTTTTTTTTATGGGGAGTTGGGTGACGACGGTCTGCGATGGCGAGGAAGATTCGCCGTTCGAAGCTTACTCAAGGAGACGGAGTCCAAGGTCGTCGAAGTAGGTCACGGCGTCGGCCTTCGTCCAGAGCCCGATCCTGCCGCCGGAGAAGGTGTTGTCGCAGACGCGAAAGAGCGGAGCCTCGTCGTACTGAGCCTTGATCTCGCAACCCCGTTGCATGATGCGCAGCCTGTGCCAGCCGGCGGCCGAGAGCGGGTGATCGATCTGTTTCACGACCTGCTGCACGCCTTTTACGACCCGATAGAGACGAATCTTTTGTTCGACGAGGCTGGCTCGCAGCAGGTAGTAGTTACGGTCATCCGTCGCACGCCAAATCAGCCCGCCGCCAAGGTCGGCTTTTCCCCCCACGGCTAAGTAGGACACGGTCACATCGACATTATGACTCTCGGTTCCTTCCACGAGGAGGAGTTTGTGCGCTTGGTCCGTTCCCTTCGGCAGCACCTGTGCGAGCACTTGCGACGCGCTCTGGGCTCGATCGGTGATCAGGATTTTCCACTCGCCGGCCGGCCGGCCGTCGAACAAGGTTCCGACGGTGAATGAGCCCGGCAGCGAACCAGGCGGTGCATTGTCGAAGGTCCACTGACGTCCGGGAGTTGTTTCCGGCTCGGCCGACAGGGATGGGCTACCGAGGAGACCTGTCACACAGAGAACGGTCGGCACCATGCATCCGAGGCAGATGAAAGGGTTGAATGCCGCAAAGGTTCCCAGGATCGTCATCGTCGAGATTCCCAGTCCAATCCGGAGCGTTGAGGACTGTACACTAAATCCGGTACGGTCGGCGAGTGTGTTCGAGGGAATCGAGCCGGATCGGCGACGGTGATCGGCGGAAGTTGACGGACTTCTAAGGCATTTCCAGTTCGCGGAGCTTCGCTTCGGCCTGTTCGAGCCACCGTCGATTGGCGGGGGTGTCCAGCTCCAGGCGGAGATATTGTCTCAGCTCCTGGGCCGCTTCCGTGCGCCGCCCCATGCCGGCCAGGGCATTCCCGAGGTTGAAGCGGATTTTCGCGTCGTTCGGACGCAGATGCAGGGCCGCGCGGAATTCGCCGACCGCCGCTTCCGGATTCTTTTTTTCCATCAAGGCCAGGCCCAAGTTGAAGTGCGCGTTGACATCGTTCGGCTGGAGGCTGGCGGCGGTTCGATATTCTGCAATGGCTCCGTCGAGATCGCCCATGGCCTTCAGGGTCACCCCCAAGTTGTTGTGGGCATGCACATCATGGGGACGGTGATGCAGGACGGTCCTGAATTCTGCAATGGCGCCTCCCAGGTCTCCCATTTCCTTGAGGGCGACACCCAGGTCGTTGTGGGCCTTCAGATCGTCCGGTTTGAGCCGCAGGGCTTCCCTGAATTCAGCGATCGCCTCGTCATGTTTCCCGACGTCCAAGAGGGTATTCGCTAAATTGAGGTGCGCGGCGAAATAATTTGTCTGGAGTCGAAGGGCATGCCGGAATTCATCGATGGCCTGCCCCAGGTCTCCCTTGAAGACAAAGGCTACGCCGAGATCGTTATGGCGCATCGCTTCCGCGTCGGCGTCGAGCGGTTTGGTGATCTTGTCGGTGGGCGACACAATCTGTTCTTCCGCCAACGGACTGGTTTCGAGCGGGACAGGCTGCGGCACCCGTTTGTCCTGGGGCGCGGCAAGCGAGTGGACCGTGAAGAACGGCGCGAGCACGAGTGCAAGGAAGATCAACAGACGGTCGATCCGACGGACCCTGTTGCGGTCGCTGACACCGTCCGACATGCACACTCCTTTTGCAAAGACTCCGGGGTAATGACACAAACCGGCGTAACCGTATCCTGGTCGGACGCCCGTAGGATCCCGCCGGATCGCATCATGCCAAATAGCCCGATCCATGCTGAAAATTCAAGTTGAAAGTCCATTGAAAATCCGTGGTGCCGAGGCTCGTTTCCTTGACACAAGGCAATGGAGCCCGTGCTGTCCATGCCGACTCGTATCCGAGAACGCAAGGTGAGATCGGCTGCTCAGTGTACCGCCGAACCGCCGGTGGGAGCGACGACGGCGCCGGTCTGAACGTTCCACCCGCCTCCGAGGGCCTTGTAGAGGCTTACCATGTCGGTGAGACGGGCCCGTTCCGTCTGGGCGAGTTGTGTTTCCGCCGCGAGCATCGTGCGCTGAGCGTCGAGGACATCGAGGTAATTTACCAACCCCTTGCGGTACCGCACCTCCGCCAGTCCGACGGCGGCGCCGGCCGCAGTGGCCTGTTCACGTTGGCGTGCCAGTTGTTCCGTGCGCGCCTGGATCGATACCAGGAGGTCCGCCACTTCTCGAAAGGCGAGCAGGATGGTTTGCTGGTAACTCTCCATCATTTGTTGATAGCGTGACTCTGCCGCATCCAGCCTGGCGACGTTGGTGCCGCCCATGAAAATGGGCAGGGTGACCGAGGGGCCGATGCTATAGTTGGTGCTGTTTCCCGAGAACCAATTGACGAACTCGACGCTTTGCAAGCCGCCCTGCCCGGTGATGGAGAGGGTGGGGAAGAAATAGGCGCGGGCCTGACCGATCCTGGCATTGGCGGCTACCAACGTGGCTTCTGCCTGCAGGATATCCGGTCGTCGTTCCAACAGCTGCGACGGCAGGCCTACGGGAATCTCCGGCTGTACGATCACCTGGCGCAACGATTTCGGTTGCAAGGTCAGTTTGCCGGGGGGCGATCCCGTCAAGACTTCCAGTCGGTGCAACTCGACGGCGCGGAGGCGGGTGAGGTCGGGAATTTGTCCGGCACTCTCTGCGACCAAGACTTCCGTCCGTCTCACGTCCAGGTCCGAGGCTAACCCAACCGAGGCCCGCTTGGTGATGATATCGAGCGAGTCCCGCCGCAACGTGAGGGCGCGTTGGGCGATCTCGATCTGCTCGTCCAGTTCGCGGATGCGAAAGTAGGATTGCCCGACGTCACCGACCAACGTCAGCGCAATCGCGCGGGCGTCTTGCTCGATGGCCTGAGCCTCCGCCGAGGCTGCCTCCAGCCCGCGCCGAATGCGCCCCCAGACGTCCAATTCCCACCGGAGGTCAGCGGCCCCGTTCCAGAGGTCGAACCCGCTGCCGGGAGCCGCGAAGACCTGAGGCCCCGGCTGCTTGCCGGTGGCCAGCCCGATCCCTGCCAACGTGTTTTTCGAAATCGCGAGGTTGGTATAGCTGCCTTGCACATTGAGCTGGGGATAGAGTCCTGTGCCGGCCGTCATGACAGAGGCCCGTCCTTCCAGTACGCGGGAGACGGCGCGGCGTACGTCGTGGTTCTGGGCGAGCGCCTGTTCGATGAATTGAGTCAACTCCTGATTGTGGAATGCCCGCCACCAGTCGGCCTCCGGCATCTTGTCGGAGGCGGCCGGCGGTCCCGAGGTCATACGGCTCCAGTCTGCCGGGGTCTCGACCGGCGGTCGATGGTAGTCGGGTCCTTGCAGGCAGCCGGTCGATGCGAACGCCAGGATACCGAGGAAGGCGGAAACCACCTTGCTTGAAACGGGGACGGATCGGTTCATTTCGCCGGCACCTCGGCGGACCGTTCTCCGGCCGACGGTTGCGCAGGTTTCTGCGTCGGCGTCCGATCGATGAACACATCCACTTGCTGTCCGGCATAGAGAGGAAAGGGCGGCGGTTCGAACCGGTAGATGATCTGGAGGACACGCGTGTCCACTCGCTCGCTGTTGTCTCCCGTCAGGGATTTTTTCGGAACGATATAGGGCTCGATGCGGACGAAGGTCAGCGGAATGGCCTGAGTCGTATTGCCTTTCAGGTAGGCGACGCCGGGCCGATTGGGAATCACCAAGGGGGCATTGACCTCATCCACGTCCGCACGCACTTGCAACTGTTGTGTGTCTCCCAGCAACATGAGCGGCTCGCTTGCGCCGGTCGTCAGGGCATACTCGCCGGCCCTCACGTTAACCTGCAAAATGGTGCCGGCGCGAGGCGCCCGGACCGTCAGCCGGTCCAGGAGTAATTGCGTTTCATCGCGCTGAGCCGTGACCTGTTTCAGCGCCGCTTCGAAACGGCTCAAGGCGCGCTTGGCCATTTCCCAGGCGTACCAGGTGCGTTTGACGTCGTCCTCACTGACGGCCCGACTGTCGCGCACGGCTTGCAAGCGTTTGAGTTGCGTGTCGAGATCACCGGCCCGGTATTTCTGTTCTTCGACTTGGGCCTGGGCCGGTGGAATCGCCGCTTGGCGGGCGATCAATTGCGCCCGCAGGTCTCGATCATCCAGTTGGAGGAGCGGGTCTCCTTCACGGACCTGGTCGCCGACCGTGACGAAGACTTTCGTCACGAGCCCCGCCGTCGGGGGACCGACGCGGACGTTTTCGTTGACGGCTTCGATGATGCCGGTGGCGGCGACGGTGTTGTCATAGGGGGAACGAGGCGGTTCCACGAGCGGTGTCGGCATGGGAGTATCCTTGCCGGCGGTCAGGACCGTCCAGGCGGCCAGCGCCGCTCCGGCAACGGCGAGCCAGACGCTGACCCGATTGAGAATCGTCATGCGGTAGCCTCTTTCTGAATCGGGTGAATGCCGACGATGCGCCCGTCGGTCAACTCCGCCATCCGGTCGCCGAACTTGAAAATGCGACTGTCGTGGGTGACGACGATCACGCAACGATCGGAGGCCCGTCCCACGTCTCGAATCAGCTCCATGATCTTTTGGCCGTTGGGTCCGTCGAGGGCGGCGGTCGGTTCGTCGCACACGAGGAGTTTCGGTTCATTGACCAGCGCCCGGGCGACGGCCACCCGTTGCTGTTGGCCGCCGGAAAGGTTCTTCGGGAGAAATTCCGTCCGATCGGCCAGACCGACCCGTTCGAGCATCCGTCGCGCCCTGGCGAGGGCGTCGTGTTTGGCCATCCTCTGGATCAGCAACGGAATAGCGACATTCTCCGCGGCAGTCAGGGCTGGCAGAAGGTTGAACTGTTGATAGATGAATCCCATCGTTCGCCCACGAAAGCTGGTCCTCGTGCCGGCCGACATCGTCGTGAGGGACGCTCCCAAGACCGCGAGGTCGCCCGCATCGACATCCAGGATACCGGCGATCGCGGACAGCAACGTGGTCTTTCCTCCTCCCGACTCCCCGACGAGGAGCAACAACTCGCCGAAATAGACGTCGAGGTCGATGCCCTTGAGGACCGTCACCGCGGTGTCGCCGTTGCCGAACGACTTCACGAGCCCCCGGACCTGGACGGCCACGGAGACCTGCTGCCGGTCCGGCTCCTGCGCATGATCCTGTGGCTGTGAAGAACCCTCCATAGGCCTCAGCGAAACACGATGGCCGGTTCAAGCCGAGCCAGCTTCAAGATACTGATCAGGGCTGACAGGCTACAGATCATGAGCAAGGCGACCAAGACCAGCAGGAGCAACGGCCAGGTTTCGATGAACGGCAGCTGACCTTCCTGGGCGGTCAACAGTCCGAAGCCGGTGGCCAGGCCGATGCCTACCCCATAGCCGGTGAGGCCCACGGTGAAGGCCTGCAGCAAAATCATGCGCGCCAAGGTCGCCGTGGAGGCCCCCATCGCCTTCAACGCGCCGAACTGCCTGAGGTTCTCGACCGTGAAGAGGTAGAACGTCTGCCCTGCGATGGCCATGCCGACGACGAAACCGAGGAGGATTGTGGTGCCGAAGTTGATCCCGATCCCGGTGTTCTTAAGCACCCAACCGATGGTTTTCCAACCGAAGGCCTCGCCGGTGAAGGCCCCGAGTCCGGTCTGATTGCGGATGCGCTGAATGACCTCCTCGATCGGTGCATCGTCCTTGGCCTTGGCCAGGACGTAGGAGAGGGTCCGCCGTTCCCTCGGCACATAACGCAGGGCGCGTTCGTAGGTGGTGTAGACCACCGGGATATTGGTGAAGGTTTTCTGAATTTTGGCGATGGCCACGACGCGGGCCAGCTTGTCGTTGAGTTCGAAGACCGTGCCGATCTTGATGACCCCCGGCCCTCCCATTCGTTCCACGGCCCACTGATCCACGGCGACGGCATCGGGCTGCCGCAGGTCTTCGAAACGCCCGGCCAAGACTTCGGCAGGACGGCCGATCAAGGTGGCGCTGTCCAAGCCGGTCAAGGTGATCTGATGGTACTCTCCGTTCGACAGCCTGGCCCGCAACAGACCCTTATAGAGGGGCACAGCCCATTCCACACCAGGGATGCTGCGGACACGGTCCACCGTGGTATCGGCGATCGGCTTGACCTCATCGACCTGCGAGATGCCGGGATCGGTCACCCAAATCGGCACATTGACATTGCTGATGCTCGATTGCGACCAAATCATGAGTCCCCAGAAGATGGAGCCCTGTTGCACGATCAACATCACGGCAAAGGTCAAACCGCAGAGGAGCATGAGGTACTTCGCGCGGTCCCCGAAGAGCATCCTGAGCGCGATGTAGTTCATGCGGCAACCTCGGTCTGCAGGGCGGGCAGCGAATCGCCCCGGTCCCGGGGCGACGGCGGCGGCGAGATCGAATGGCGCGTGCGTGGAAACACCATACCAGGTTGCGGTTGTCGATGGTCGAACGCGCGATCCCATGACCCGCTTCCGACATGATCTGACGAGCTTGGATTATCCCTTCCCATGGGAACGTTCCTTGAGGGCGTCGAGGCGGCGCCGGTCGAGCGTGACGTACAGGGCCTTTTCCTGCGTGACCGTCACGGCGCCGGGTGCTTGACCTTTGGATTTGCGCACCCA
Proteins encoded in this region:
- a CDS encoding RND efflux system, outer membrane lipoprotein, NodT — its product is MNRSVPVSSKVVSAFLGILAFASTGCLQGPDYHRPPVETPADWSRMTSGPPAASDKMPEADWWRAFHNQELTQFIEQALAQNHDVRRAVSRVLEGRASVMTAGTGLYPQLNVQGSYTNLAISKNTLAGIGLATGKQPGPQVFAAPGSGFDLWNGAADLRWELDVWGRIRRGLEAASAEAQAIEQDARAIALTLVGDVGQSYFRIRELDEQIEIAQRALTLRRDSLDIITKRASVGLASDLDVRRTEVLVAESAGQIPDLTRLRAVELHRLEVLTGSPPGKLTLQPKSLRQVIVQPEIPVGLPSQLLERRPDILQAEATLVAANARIGQARAYFFPTLSITGQGGLQSVEFVNWFSGNSTNYSIGPSVTLPIFMGGTNVARLDAAESRYQQMMESYQQTILLAFREVADLLVSIQARTEQLARQREQATAAGAAVGLAEVRYRKGLVNYLDVLDAQRTMLAAETQLAQTERARLTDMVSLYKALGGGWNVQTGAVVAPTGGSAVH
- a CDS encoding ABC-type antimicrobial peptide transport system, ATPase component, with translation MEGSSQPQDHAQEPDRQQVSVAVQVRGLVKSFGNGDTAVTVLKGIDLDVYFGELLLLVGESGGGKTTLLSAIAGILDVDAGDLAVLGASLTTMSAGTRTSFRGRTMGFIYQQFNLLPALTAAENVAIPLLIQRMAKHDALARARRMLERVGLADRTEFLPKNLSGGQQQRVAVARALVNEPKLLVCDEPTAALDGPNGQKIMELIRDVGRASDRCVIVVTHDSRIFKFGDRMAELTDGRIVGIHPIQKEATA
- a CDS encoding ABC-type antimicrobial peptide transport system, permease component, yielding MNYIALRMLFGDRAKYLMLLCGLTFAVMLIVQQGSIFWGLMIWSQSSISNVNVPIWVTDPGISQVDEVKPIADTTVDRVRSIPGVEWAVPLYKGLLRARLSNGEYHQITLTGLDSATLIGRPAEVLAGRFEDLRQPDAVAVDQWAVERMGGPGVIKIGTVFELNDKLARVVAIAKIQKTFTNIPVVYTTYERALRYVPRERRTLSYVLAKAKDDAPIEEVIQRIRNQTGLGAFTGEAFGWKTIGWVLKNTGIGINFGTTILLGFVVGMAIAGQTFYLFTVENLRQFGALKAMGASTATLARMILLQAFTVGLTGYGVGIGLATGFGLLTAQEGQLPFIETWPLLLLVLVALLMICSLSALISILKLARLEPAIVFR